One genomic window of Muntiacus reevesi chromosome 4, mMunRee1.1, whole genome shotgun sequence includes the following:
- the EMC3 gene encoding ER membrane protein complex subunit 3 — MAGPELLLDSNIRLWVVLPIVIITFFVGMIRHYVSILLQSDKKLTQEQVSDSQVLIRSRVLRENGKYIPKQSFLTRKYYFNNPEDGFFKKTKRKVVPPSPMTDPTMLTDMMKGNVTNVLPMILIGGWINMTFSGFVTTKVPFPLTLRFKPMLQQGIELLTLDASWVSSASWYFLNVFGLRSIYSLILGQDNAADQSRMMQEQMTGAAMAMPADTNKAFKTEWEALELTDHQWALDDVEEELMAKDLHFEGMFKKELQTSIF, encoded by the exons ATGGCGGGGCCGGAGCTCTTGCTTGACTCCAACATCCGCCTCTGGGTAGTCCTGCCCATCGTCATCATCACCTTCTTCGTGGGCATGATCCGCCACTACGTGTCCATCCTACTGCAGAGCGACAAGAAGCTCACCCAGGAACAAGTCTCCGACAG tcaaGTCCTAATTCGAAGCAGAGTCCTCagggaaaatggaaaatacattCCCAAACAG TCTTTCCTGACACGAAAATATTACTTCAACAACCCAGAGGATGGAtttttcaaaaaaactaaaaggaaGGTTGTGCCGCCTTCTCCTATGACTG ATCCCACCATGCTCACAGACATGATGAAAGGCAATGTCACCAATGTCCTGCCTATGATTCTTATTGGCGGATGGATCAACATGACGTTTTCAGGCTTTGTCACAA cCAAGGTCCCGTTTCCACTGACCCTCCGTTTTAAGCCTATGCTACAGCAAGGAATTGAACTACTTACATTAGATGCCTCCTG GGTGAGTTCTGCATCCTGGTATTTCCTCAATGTATTTGGGCTTCGGAGCATCTACTCTCTGATTTTGGGCCAAGATAATG ctgctgaccaaTCTCGGATGATGCAGGAGCAGATGACTGGAGCAGCCATGGCCATGCCCGCAGACACCAACAAAGCTTTTAAG ACAGAGTGGGAAGCTCTGGAACTGACGGATCACCAATGGGCACTGGATGACGTCGAAGAGGAGCTCATGGCCAAAGACCTCCATTTCGAAGGCATGTTCAAAAAGGAATTACAGACCTCTATTTTTTGA
- the PRRT3 gene encoding proline-rich transmembrane protein 3: protein MAPSPWGCMDGLLLLLPLLSLGTSPALGRGLPRPLEDSEPHLTLGAHDKGPLDMERRAFDFFGEKPRDESPWNTSITQVPAEEMPERPEDTLGPALHGPKAAHGAQREGLPVTDDLQVARGPISQGWTGPPDSQEPMEQEAPIPYPLGPPHLPFFPTTPRLQLRLATVPPTSGEPGGQVGQLPPRDDGLSAKGKTRVLETFPWDHKGPSPTLAPHPDIVARPGLEEQGGGEEDFQEAAQGPLSTQQGPAASDTGSASPAEGASSQEPESQPDLALARSLPPAEEQSRELPKTAGGGEAWEVSFSSPSPKQAHLPDVRGSPGPQPSDPPVSETSDGQPKPELAAVNGADPISPQRVRGAVEAPGTPKSLIPGPLDLGPTANRTESPVGSLKPDEAEEWPGRPQSHPPAPPVQAPSTSRRGLIRVTTQRALGQPPPPEPSASSTASVPASSPPANATAPPLRWGPLRRVLSFSWELHVYGVGVLFLLPALLALASLAAAPAGPRLALVAAVLVLVAAGLRSAYMLTDPYGSQARLGLRAGLVLYNLPFPLLLTALAALTLLGLGVGLPQQLQNPLLLGALALAHGLGLLATDLLSARPALNLLAQGLSCAWGAAVALGTLCLCRRRLLDGPRGWDASPGPRLLAVAGALGLLASGLQLAAALWLYPGPGRVGRFSWAWWGVHFWLRLLELTWALTLALAALASARPRPPTEHACWAKLLLLACPTPSSKSEVPERPNNCYAGPSGVSAGTLDISKSLIRNPAEGGPPATPSSGAWGSAASLSRGPQGGPGLSRSSVGPAPSISELDLRPPSPINLSRSIDAALFREHLVQDSVFRRCGLRCLASPPPGGALRSRRGSHPEAELDGLGSSLLRGRSRSLSDVRMRGPVPPHVVDEVDAAASGSSVDSFSRGSLKISWNPWRHGLSSVDSLPLDELPSTVQLLSTPAPVLAPARSGEPQNGVQPRCKTGDSRSASSDTIEL, encoded by the exons ATGGCCCCCAGCCCCTGGGGCTGCATGGATGGCCTCCTGCTGCTGTTGCCCCTGCTGTCCCTGGGGaccagccctgccctgggccGGGGCCTTCCCAGACCCCTTGAGGACTCAGAACCACACTTGACCCTTGGAGCCCATGACAAGGGCCCTCTTGACATGGAGCGTCGGGCCTTCGACTTCTTCGGGGAGAAGCCCCGAGACGAAAGCCCCTGGAACACCAGTATCACCCAGGTCCCTGCTGAGGAGATGCCAGAGAGGCCCGAAGACACCCTTGGCCCAGCCCTGCATGGACCTAAAGCAGCCCACGGGGCTCAGAGAGAAGGACTCCCAGTGACCGACGACCTCCAGGTGGCTCGAGGGCCAATTTCTCAGGGCTGGACAGGACCTCCTGACTCACAGGAGCCTATGGAGCAGGAAGCACCAATCCCCTATCCACTGgggcccccccacctccctttctTCCCCACGACTCCCAGACTCCAACTCCGGCTAGCCACAGTTCCTCCCACGTCGGGGGAACCTGGAGGCCAAGTGGGACAGCTACCACCTCGAGATGACGGTCTATCGGCCAAAGGCAAGACCAGGGTCTTGGAGACGTTTCCCTGGGACCACAAGGGCCCTTCCCCAACTCTTGCGCCCCACCCGGATATTGTGGCGAGGCCAGGGCTAGAAGAACAGGGTGGGGGTGAAGAGGACTTCCAGGAGGCAGCTCAAGGCCCCCTCTCCACCCAACAGGGTCCAGCAGCCTCTGATACTGGCTCAGCATCACCAGCTGAGGGGGCATCCTCTCAGGAGCCTGAGTCCCAGCCAGACCTGGCACTGGCCAGAAGCCTTCCTCCTGCTGAGGAGCAGTCCAGGGAGCTGCCCAAGACGGCTGGAGGTGGGGAGGCCTGGGAAGTCAGTTTTTCAAGTCCCTCCCCCAAACAGGCTCACCTCCCTGATGTCAGGGGCTCACCAGGACCTCAGCCATCCGATCCTccagtctcagagacttctgatGGGCAGCCCAAGCCAG AGTTGGCAGCAGTGAATGGAGCAGATCCCATCTCCCCTCAGCGGGTGAGAGGTGCAGTGGAGGCCCCAGGTACCCCCAAGTCCCTCATCCCTGGCCCCTTGGACCTTGGCCCAACTGCAAACCGAACAGAGAGCCCTGTGGGATCCCTGAAGCCAG aTGAAGCCGAGGAGTGGCCGGGGCGCCCCCAAAGCCATCCCCCAGCACCCCCTGTCCAGGCCCCCTCGACGTCTCGCCGGGGCCTCATTCGGGTCACCACGCAGCGCGCCCTGGGCCAGCCACCCCCTCCGGAGCCCTCAGCCAGCTCCACGGCATCAGTCCCTGCCTCCAGTCCCCCAGCCAACGCCACGGCACCCCCTCTGCGCTGGGGTCCCCTGCGACGGGTGCTGAGCTTTTCCTGGGAGCTGCACGTTTACGGGGTGGGggtgctcttcctgctgcccgcGTTGTTGGCACTGGCCTCGCTGGCAGCCGCCCCTGCTGGGCCCCGGCTGGCGCTGGTAGCGGCGGTGCTGGTGCTGGTAGCGGCGGGGCTGCGGTCCGCCTACATGCTCACCGACCCGTATGGCTCGCAGGCACGGCTGGGTTTGCGCGCCGGCCTGGTGCTCTACAATCTGCCCTTCCCCTTGCTACTCACCGCGCTGGCGGCCCTGACCTTGCTGGGTCTGGGCGTGGGGCTGCCACAGCAGCTGCAGAACCCGCTCCTCCTGGGAGCGCTGGCGTTGGCGCACGGCTTGGGGCTGCTCGCCACAGACCTGCTGTCAGCGAGGCCTGCGCTCAACCTCCTGGCCCAGGGTTTATCGTGCGCCTGGGGCGCGGCCGTGGCTCTGGGCACTCTCTGTCTGTGCCGTCGCCGCCTGTTGGACGGGCCGAGGGGCTGGGATGCCAGCCCGGGCCCGAGGCTGCTGGCCGTGGCCGGCGCGCTGGGGCTGCTGGCCAGCGGCTTGCAGCTGGCGGCGGCGCTCTGGCTGTACCCGGGCCCGGGCCGGGTGGGCCGCTTCTCGTGGGCTTGGTGGGGCGTCCACTTCTGGCTGCGCCTACTGGAGTTGACATGGGCACTCACCCTGGCGCTGGCCGCTCTGGCCTCCGCGCGGCCCAGGCCGCCCACAGAGCACGCTTGCTGGGCTAAGCTGCTGCTCCTGGCGTGCCCCACGCCCTCTAGTAAGAGCGAGGTGCCGGAGCGGCCCAACAACTGCTATGCGGGGCCCAGTGGCGTCAGTGCAGGTACCCTGGACATCAGCAAGAGCCTCATCCGCAATCCGGCGGAGGGTGGGCCTCCAGCCACGCCCAGCTCCGGCGCCTGGGGCTCGGCTGCGTCACTGAGCCGCGGTCCCCAGGGTGGTCCCGGACTGTCCCGCAGCAGCGTGGGGCCGGCACCATCGATAAGCGAGCTGGACCTGCGGCCGCCATCACCCATCAACCTAAGCCGCAGCATCGATGCCGCCCTCTTCCGAGAGCACTTGGTGCAAGACAGCGTCTTCCGACGCTGCGGCCTCCGCTGCCTGGCCTCCCCGCCGCCCGGGGGCGCGCTGCGGTCGCGCCGGGGCAGCCACCCCGAAGCGGAGCTCGACGGCTTGGGTTCTTCGCTCCTCCGAGGCCGAAGCCGATCGCTCAGCGACGTGCGCATGCGCGGCCCGGTCCCACCACACGTGGTGGACGAAGTTGACGCGGCGGCTTCCGGCAGCTCCGTGGACAGCTTCTCCCGGGGCTCGCTCAAGATCAGCTGGAACCCGTGGCGTCACGGGCTGTCGTCGGTGGATAGTCTGCCTCTGGATGAGCTGCCCAGCACAGTGCAGCTACTGTCTACCCCAGCTCCTGTCCTGGCTCCCGCGCGGTCTGGGGAGCCCCAGAATGGGGTCCAGCCTCGCTGCAAGACGGGAGACTCGCGCAGCGCCTCCAGTGACACCATCGAACTTTGA
- the CRELD1 gene encoding protein disulfide isomerase CRELD1 translates to MAPRSSRGIAPALLCGLSLFLGFPGLVWVQISVPSQSSPHTEPHPCHTCRGLVDSFNKGLERTIRDNFGGGNTAWEEEKLSKYKDSETRLVEVLEGVCSKSDFECHRLLELSEELVESWWFHKQQEAPDLFQWLCSDSLKLCCPSGTFGPACLPCPGGAERPCGGYGRCEGEGTRGGSGHCDCQAGYGGEACGQCGLGYFEAERNASHLVCSACFGPCARCSGPEESHCLQCKKGWALHHLKCVDIDECGTERASCGADQFCVNTEGSYECRDCAKACLGCMGAGPGRCKKCSPGYQQVGSKCLDVDECETAVCPGENQQCENTEGSYRCVCADGYKQMEGICVKEQIPESAGFFSEMTEDELVVLQQMFFGVIICALATLAAKGDLVFTAIFIGAVAAMTGYWLSERSDRVLEGFIKGR, encoded by the exons ATGGCCCCAAGATCCTCAAGGGGCATAGCCCCAGCTCTGCTCTGTGGTCTGAGCCTCTTCCTTGGCTTCCCAGGCCTGGTCTGGGTCCAAATTTCTGTGCCTTCCCAGTCTTCTCCCCACACTGAGCCCCATCCGTGTCACACCTGCCGGGGACTGGTTGACAGCTTCAACAAG GGCCTGGAGAGAACCATCCGGGACAACTTTGGAGGAGGAAACACTGCTTGGGAGGAAGAGAAGTTGTCCAAATACAAAGACAG TGAGACCCGCCTGGTAGAGGTGCTTGAGGGCGTGTGCAGCAAGTCGGACTTTGAGTGCCACCGCCTGCTGGAGCTGAGCGAGGAGTTGGTGGAAAGCTGGTGGTTTCACAA GCAGCAGGAAGCCCCCGACCTCTTCCAGTGGCTCTGCTCAGATTCCCTGAAGCTCTGCTGCCCCTCAGGCACCTTCGGGCCCGCCTGCCTTC CCTGTCCTGGGGGTGCGGAGCGGCCCTGCGGTGGCTACGGCCGTTGTGAAGGGGAAGGGACTCGAGGGGGCAGCGGGCACTGTGACTGCCAAGCTGGCTACGGGGGTGAGGCCTGTGGCCAGTGCGGCCTTGGCTACTTTGAGGCGGAGCGCAACGCCAGCCATCTGGTATGTTCGG CTTGTTTTGGCCCCTGTGCCCGCTGCTCAGGACCTGAGGAATCACACTGTTTGCAGTGCAAGAAGGGCTGGGCCCTGCATCACCTCAAGTGTGTAG ACATTGATGAATGCGGCACGGAGCGAGCCAGCTGTGGAGCTGACCAGTTTTGTGTGAACACGGAGGGCTCCTACGAGTGCCGGG ACTGTGCCAAGGCCTGCCTGGGCTGCATGGGGGCGGGACCTGGCCGCTGTAAGAAGTGTAGCCCTGGCTACCAGCAGGTGGGCTCCAAGTGTCTCG ATGTGGACGAGTGCGAGACGGCGGTGTGCCCGGGAGAGAACCAGCAATGTGAGAACACCGAGGGCAGTTACCGCTGCGTCTGTGCCGACGGCTACAAACAGATGGAAGGCATCTGTGTGAAGGAGCAGATCCCAG AGTCAGCGGGCTTCTTCtcggagatgacagaggatgagctggtggTGCTGCAGCAAATGTTCTTTGGTGTCATCATCTGCGCACTGGCCACACTGGCCGCCAAGGGCGACTTGGTCTTTACCGCCATCTTCATTGGAGCTGTGGCAGCCATGACCGGCTACTGGTTGTCAGAGCGCAGTGACCGTGTGCTGGAGGGCTTCATCAAGGGCAGATAA